TCCGATGTTGTTGCTGAATGGTCACACTCGAACCGGGTCCCGGTGCTCCCCTCGAAGGACCTCGATCACGCTCGCGTAGCTGTCGGAGCCGTGCCCGGCGGCACTCGTCCGCTCCATGGTGGCCTTCAGGAGTTCCGGCAGCGCGTTGTCGACACCGCGGTCGGCCGCCGCGTGGATGAGGTGCCCGATCGCCGCGATCTGTACGTCGACGGTGGCGTCGTCGCCCGGATAGTGCCCCGCGTCCACCTGGGGCGCGTAGGTCTCCAGGAACCCGGCGACCGCGTGCCGCATCCAGCGGACGGCGACGGGAGTGAAGTCCGTGGCCCGGGTAGCCTCCGCGCCGACCAGGGCCGTGCCGTGCAGCCAGCCGGTGAACGTGGACCACATGAGGCCGAGCAGGGCGGCGTCGTAGAGCGAGGCGCGGCCCGTCTCCGCGCCCAGGTACAGCGGGTCGCCCAGTGCGGCGAGGGCGGGGCGGTACGTCTCGAACACCTCGGCCGAGCCGCTGTAGAGGAACATCATCTCGGGGCTGCCGACACCCGGCGGCGTGGTCATGATCGCCCCGTCGAGGTAGCCGAGGCCCAGCGAACCGGCCCATTTGGCTGCCGCTTCGGCCTGCTCCGGGGAGCCGGAGGTGACGTTGACCAGGGCTTTTCCGGCGAGTGGCCCGGCGGGTGCTGCGGAGCGGGCCGACGCGGCGACGGGGTCCAGGACGGCGTGCAGGGCGGTGTCGTCGAGGACGCAGGCGATGATCAACGGGCTTGCGGCGACGGCCTCTTCGGGGGTGGCGGCCAGGCGGGCACCCCGGGCGACGAGGGGCGCGGCCTTGGCGGGGGAGCGGTTCCAGACGGTGGTGGGGTGGCCGCTCGCCAGGAGGGTGGCGGCGAGGGCGGCGCCCATGTTGCCGAGCCCGATGACGGTGACGGGGGTTTTGCCGGTCGTGTTCTCTGCGTGAGTGTTCTCTGCGTTCATGTGGACCACGCTCGCAGCGGGCGGCGGCACCGGACAGTGACAGGGGTGACGGTGGCCACCAAATTCCTGCCACGTCCCGGCGCGGCTTACGCTCGGCGCATGAGCGCTGGTTCCGTGGCCCTGGTCGTGACCGAGGAGATAGCGATCCCGTCCTGGGATCTGTACGAACTGAGCATCCCCTGCACGGTGTTCGGAAAGCCGCAGCCCGATCTGTCGGACCACTGGTACGACCTCCGGCTGTGCAACGCGCACGCGGGTGGGGGCGAGGGCGGCTTTGACTCCCGCTCCGGCCTCATGGTGCGTACCCCGTACGGCCTCGACGACATCGTCGGGGCGGACACGGTCATCGTCACGTCCGTGCCGGACGCCTGCGTGGAGGAGGGGCGCCCGCTGCCCGAAGGCCTGGCGGCGGCGCTGCGTCGCGCGTACGACGCGGGTGCCCGCATGGTCTCCCTGTGCACCGGCGCCTTCGCGCTCGCCGAGGCGGGGCTGCTCGACGGCCGCAGGGCCACCGCGCACTGGATGCACACGGCCCAACTGGCGGCCCGCTACCCGAAGGTGGAGGTCGACGACTCCGTCCTGTACGTGGACGACGGCGACGTCCTGACCAGCGCGGGCGTGAGCGCGGGCCTCGACCTGTGCCTGCATCTGGTCCGCCGCGACCTGGGCGCGCACGTGGCCAACCAACTGGCCCGCCGCATGGTCGTCCCCGCGCACCGCCCGGGTGGCCAGGCCCAGTTCATCGACCTCTCCGTCCCCGCGACGGACGACGAGGGCCTGGGCCCCGTACTCGACTGGGCGCGTGCCCGCCTCGACCGCCCCCTGACGGTCGACGACCTGGCCCGCCGCGCGTCGATGAGCCCGCGCACCCTCTACCGGCGGCTCCAGGCGGCCACCGGCACGACCCCGCTCCAGTGGCTGCTCAACCAGCGCCTGGCCCGTGCCCAGAGCCTCCTCGAATCGACGTCCGCCCCGATCGACAAGATCGCCGAACTGAGCGGCCTCGGTACGGCGAACAACCTCCGGCACCATTTCCTCAAGCAGGTGGGGGTGTCACCGGGGGACTACCGGCGGGCGTTTGGTGCGGGCGCGGGGGTTGTCGGTCGCCGGTAGTAGGTCCAGCGCCCCATGCGCGTCGCGGGCGCACTGGCTAGGGTCCGTGATCATGCGGAACACGGAGATCGTTCGACGTGAGGGCCCGGAGCGCAGGCGCGAGACGCTGGAGCGCCTCGACCGGGAGCGGGACATCTGGCTGTCGACGGCCCACCCGGAGCACGGGCCGCACCAACTGCCCCTGTGGTTCCGGTGGGACGGACGGGCGCTGTGGATGTGCACCGGCGAGTCCTCGGTGACGGTCCGCAACGCGCGGAAGGAACCCCGGGTGCGCCTCTCCCTGCCGGACACCTCCGATGTGGTGCTCGTGCAGGGCGAGGCGGAGTGCTTCCCGGCGCGGGAGGTCCCGCAGGACGCCGCGGACGGGTTCGCCGCCAAGTTCGGCTGGGACCCGCGCAAGGCGGACGGCTCCTACGTGTATCTGCGCGTGACGCCGCGGACGGTGCGCGCCTGGCGCGGCGAGCACGAGCTGAACGGCAGGGTCCTCATGCGGGACGGGGCGTGGCTGGCGTAACTCCCGTCCCCACGCCCCCATGCCCGCCACCCGGGGCTCGTTCTACTTCTCGCGCGGCTGGTTGAACCGCAGCATGTTCCCGGCCGGGTCGCGGAAGGCGCAGTCGCGGACGCCGTACGGCTGGTCCATCGGCTCCTGCAGCACGTCGCCGCCCGCTGCGCGGATCCGCTCGAACACCGCGTCGACGTCGCTGGTGCGGAAGATGACGCCGCGCAGCATGCCCTTGGCCATCAGCTCGGCCACGGCCTGGCGGTCGGCGGCCGAGGCGTTCGGGTCGGCGAGCGGGGGCTCCAGGACGATCTCCACGTCCGGCTGCGAGGGCGACGCGACGGTCACCCAGCGCATCCCCTCGAAACCGACGTCGTTGCGCACCTCGAAACCGAGCACGTCGCGGTAGAAGGCGAGTGCCTTGTCGTGGTCGTCGACGGCGATGAAGCACTGAGCCAGGTTGATTTCCATGCGTACGACGCTACGGACCCGCGTCGGGTTTCGCTTCTCCGTTCCTGACCGGCCGGGTCTGGATCTTGGTGACGCAGGCCGGGATGGCGGCGCTGTCGCCGTGGTCGCGGGCGCGGTAGGCGCTCGGGCTCTCGCCGACCAGCTCGGTGAACCGTGAGCTGAAGGAACCGAGCGACGTACACCCGACCGCCATGCAGACATCCGTCACCGACAGGTCCCCGCGCCGCAGCAGTGCCTTGGCGCGCTCGATCCGGCGGGTCATGAGATAGCTGTACGGCGTCTCGCCGTAGGCGGCGCGGAAGCTGCGCGAGAAGTGCCCCGGTGACATGAGGGCGGCCCGGGCCAGCGCCGGGACGTCCAGGGGCTCCGCGTAGTCGCGGTCCATCCGGTCGCGGGCCTGGCGCAGGCGGACCAGGTCGGAGAGAGACACAGACACACGAGCAACGTTACCGACCGCCGGGGATCGGGGCCGGTAACGCGGGGGAGAGGGGCAGAGGGGTCAGGCCGCGGGGCAGAGGGCGGCGGGGGCGACGGTCGCGTGCACGGGGTGAGCGGTGAGCGCGGTGGCAGTGGGGCCGGGGGAGACGGTGGCCGTGCCCTGCGCGCGGTTCCGGGCGAAGACGACCAGGCGCAGCACGGCGAACCGAGCGACACCGGCGAGCGCGGATGCGGAGAGGTAGACGACCTGTTCGAGCACCGCGCCGGGCACCGCCACCAGTTGCTGGAGGACCAGCATGGCCAGGCAGGTCACCGCGTACGCGGCCGCCGCGGACCCGGCGGACTGCGCGTGCTGGCGCCCGGTCGCACGCCCGCCCGCACCGAAGGTGAAGCGGGCGTGCAACTCGGTGGCCAGGAGCGTGGAGACCACGGTGATCAGGGCGTTGGCCAGGGCCCAGGGGAGCCAGGAGGCGAGGGCCGCCACGGCGAAGCTGGAGGCGACCCCGACCCCGCCGCCGCAGAGCACGAAGCGGGCGAAGGCGGTGAAGGCGCCGGGTGCCGCCGGCTGCGGAGTCCGCGCCGACCGTGCTGCCTGCGCAGCATGTGCATGTGCTGACTGCGCTGCATGTGCTGACGGTGCTGTCTGCATGATCCGACCCCCTCCTCTTCTTCCTCTTCTTTGACTGACTCGGGCGGGCCCGTGAACTCGTCGCTCAGGCGGCGTCGAGGGCCTTGGTGATCTTGCGGGTCATCTCGGCGATGGCGGGGCTGGGCGCACCCCGGTGCGGCCGGGCGGCCGCCGCGAGGGCGACGACGACGGTGCCGCGGAAGTTGTCGGCCTCGTTGGGGTCCTGCTTGGTGAGCAGGTCCATCGCCTCGGTCAGGGCCGGCAGGACGTGGTCGGCGAGCTCCGCGACGGACTTGCCGGGGAGCTTGATGTCCTTGCTCTTCGCGGCGAGCACGTGACCGACCGGGCCGGTCGCCGAGGCCAGCGCGATGCTGCCGTGGGTGGCGGCCTTGTGGGGCGAACCTGCGGCGTCGGCGGCGGCAAGGAGCGAGACGGCGCCGTAGGCGGCGGTGCGGAGGGTGGCCTTGTCCTGGGGGGTGAGGGCGAGAGACATGGTGGTTGCTCCTTCTGATCGGTGATCCGACCGTTTGCCGTGCTCCGTTGAAGTGGTGCCATCGTGGCACACGGGTGGTGCCATGTCGAGTCATTATTGGCGTCATGGGTGGCGTTGTGGGTGTCGAGCATCGGCCGCGCTCCGTAAATGAGCAGGTCAGCGGGTGGCTCTACTTGGCGCCAACTCGCCCAAATTCCTGCGGTACTTCATCTGCGGCTCAGGGGGAGTGGCCTCGGCTGACACTGAATGGCGCGCTCTGGCGTCGACTGGCGCCACCGGGTGCCACTCGACACGCCAGTGCCCCGCCGCACGCGATCAGTGGCGTGGCGCACTTTTGCAAGCAGTCGCTTGCAATAGTTAGCAAGGGGCGTGCAGTATCGACGCATGGCATCACTCAACGTCGGCAATCTCGGTGAGTATCTGCGTGAGCAGCGGCGCAACGCGCAGCTCTCGCTCAGGCAGCTCGCCGACGCCGCCGGGGTGTCCAATCCGTATCTGAGCCAGATCGAGCGCGGCCTGCGCAAGCCGAGTGCCGAAGTGCTGCAACAGGTGGCCAAGGCGCTGCGGATCTCCGCCGAGACGTTGTATGTCCGGGCCGGGATCCTCGACGAGAAGGAGCGGGACGAGCTGGAGACGCGCGCCGTCATCCTCGCCGACCCCTCCATCAACGAGCGGCAGAAGCAGGTTCTGTTGCAGATCTACGAGTCGTTCAGAAAAGAGAACGGCTTCGAGGTCTCGGAGTACGCCGACGACTCGGCGTTCACGGACGAGTCCTCGTACGCAGATGACGTGGACGCCACCGCTGACGGCCCCCGCACGGCCGACGGCAGTGATGCCGGCACCAAGGACCACCCCTCAAGCTGACCCAGCTGACGCGAATCCGGGAGGACCATCGCCATGGCCATCAAGGACGACCTGCGCAACACCCTCACCGACACCACCCCCGCCTACTTCGTCGTCGGCACCGCCGACCTGGCGTTCCAGCAGGCGAAGAAGGTGCCGGGCGCCATCGAGCAGCTCATCGCCGAGGCGCCGGCCCGTATCGACGCCGTGCGCAACACCGACACCAAGGCCGTCCAGGACAAGGCCGTCGCCCGCGCCAAGGAGGCGCAGGAGACCATCCAGACCAGGTTCGCCGAGCTGTTCGGCACACTCGACACGGACCTGAAGAAGCTGAGCGAGAGCGCTCAGGGCCTTGCCCTCAGCTCGGTCGGTGTCGCCGCCGAGTACGCCGTGAAGGCGCGCGAGAAGTACGAAGAGGTCGCCGAGCACGGCGAGCTGGCCGTGCGGACCTGGCGCGGTGAGGCCGCCGAGGAGATCACCGAGCTCGCCGTGGCCGTCGAGCCCGACGCCGAGGAGAAGCCGGCCTCCGCCGACTCGGAGACGTCGGAGTCCGCCGAGCCGAAGGCCGCCGCCGCCACGGCGAAGAAGCCCGCCGCCAAGAAGGCCCCGGCCCGCAAGCCGGCGGCGAAGAAGACCACGCCCCCCGCCAAGTAGGCAGGCGGGGCAGGTACGGCGCTTGTCGTGCGAGCGGGCCGGGCACTCTCGAAGTGCCCGGCCCGTTCTCCCGGTAGCGGGTACGGTGTCCGCGTACTCAAGAGCTTCGACGATGTGTATGGCTTCAAGAAGAGCCGAGACTGGTGGTGGACGTAGTGCTGATGCAGGGGTTCGCGAACTTCATGTGGCTGCTGTCGTTGGCGCTGATCGTCTTCAGCGGCTTCGCGCTCGTCGACGCGGCCGTCCGGCGTGAGGACGCCTATCGCGCGGCGGACAAGAAGACCAAGCCGTTCTGGCTGATCATCCTTGGCCTCGCCTTCATCGTGAACCTGATCTTCAACATCCTGTCGTTCCTGCCGATCATCGGGCTCGTCGCGACCATCGTCTACATGGTCGACGTGCGCCCCGCGATCCGGCAGATCACCGGCGGGGGCGGCGGCGGGCGCCGCGGCTCCAGCAGCGACGGTCCGTACGGGCCGTACAACGGCGGCCGGTAGCCACTGAGGGACGGCCCCCGCTGAGGGGCCCCGCAGCTGCTCCCGGCGCGGCTAGCGTTCCCGGTCGCGGTCCAGGAGCAGCACGGCGACATCGTCGGTCAGATCCCCGCCGTTGAGCTCACGCACCTCGTTCACCGCGGCCTCCAGGAGCTCGTCGCCCCGCAGGCCCGCCGCGATCTGGCGGCGGAGCATCGCCACCATGCCGTCCTGGCCGAGGCGCTGGTTGCCCTCGCCGATGCGTCCCTCGATCAGGCCGTCCGTGTAGAGCATCAGGCTCCACTTGCCGCCGAGCTCCACCTGGCGGCGCGGCCAGCGGGCGTTCGGCAGGAGCCCGAGCGCCGGGCCGTTGTTCTCGTAGGGCAGCAGCTCGGCGAGGTGGCCGTCGCGGGCGATCAGCGGTGACGGGTGTCCCGCCAGGCAGAGCCCGGCCCGGCGGCCGTCGGGTGCGATGTCGACCGTGCAGAGCGTCGCGAAGATCTCGTCGTCGGCCCGCTCGTGCTCCAGGACCTTCTGCAGCGTGCTGAGCAGCTCGTCGCCGCACAGGCCCGCGAAGGTCAGCGTCCGCCAGGCGATGCGCAGCTCGACACCGAGCGCCGCCTCGTCCGGGCCGTGGCCGCAGACATCGCCGATCATGACGTGCACCGAGCCGTCGGGGGTGCGCACCGTGTCGTAGAAGTCGCCGCCGAGCAGCGCCCGCGAACGCCCCGGGCGGTAGCGCGCGGCGAACCGCAGCGGTGAGCCGTCCAGGAGCGGCGTCGGCAGCAGCCCGCGCTCCAGGCGGGCGTTCTCCTGGGCCCGCAGGCGCGACTCCGTCAGCTGGCGCTGGGCGGCGTCCGCGCGCTTGCGCTCCACGGCGTACCGGATGGCGCGGCTGAGGAGCCGCCCGTCCAGCTCGTCACGGAAGAGATAGTCCTGGGCGCCGACCCGCACGGCCTCGGCGCCGCCCTCGGTGTCGCCGCTCGCGGTGAGCGCGAGGACGGCGTGCCGGGGTGCGAGGCGCAGGACGTGCTTGAGCGTGGCGAGCTCGTCCCCGTCGTCCTCCGCGGCGGAGGCCGGGCCGGTCAGGGCCAGGTCGAGCAGGATGCAGTGCACGTCGTCGGTGAGCAGCCGCTCGGCCTCGGTGAGGTTGCGGGCGGTGCGGATACGGATGGGCTTGCCCGCGGCGTCGAGCATCCGGGGGACGCTCAGGGAGCCCACCGGGTCGTCCTCGATCACCAGGAGGCTGAGGCCGGGGCCGGTCGCCTGCTGGTCCGTGTCGCTGGACGTCGGCAGGTGCCCCACGGGAGTGGGTACGGGTTCGGTGGCCCGCACGGGTGCGGGCGACGGCGTCGGCAGAGCGTGAGCCTGACCGCCTTCCGCGGCCGGGATCGCCCTCTGCCGCGGTATGGGTACGGGCATGGCTTGGGTTCCTTCCCTCCCCCCGAGGGCATGGTGGATCGACGGTCGAACGCTCCACCGACGGGGACCATAGCGTTAGCCGAGGCCCGATTGGAATGGCGCACGGCAAACAGCCACCGTCATATGCCGCATCAAGGACCGCAATTGGGCACGACAGCCCCCGACAGGGATGACGAACATCACGCCGTGAGGGTTGAGAGGCGGGCCGAGGGTGCGGTGGGTCACATGACCTGGGGCACAGCGCGGATCCAGGGGGCCGGGCTCGTGCCCGCCGGCCCCCTGGTTCCGCCTGGAGCGCCTACTTGTCGGGCCGCACGACCCCGAGGATCTGCATCGATCCCGCGCCCGCGACGGTGACATCGCGTCCCGGCCGCGGCGCGTGCACGATCGCGCCGTCACCCACGTACATCCCGACATGGCTGGCGTCCGCGTGATAAATGATCAGGTCGCCGGGGCGCATGTTCTTGATGTCGATGTGCGGGAGCTGCTTCCACTGCTCCTGTGACGTACGCGGAATTCCCTTGCCGGCGGCGGCCCAGGCCTTGGACGTGAGTCCGGAGCAGTCGTACGAGGACGGGCCCTCGGCGCCCCACACGTACGGCTTGCCGAGCTGCGCGGTGGCGAACTCGACGGCCTTCTTGCCCGGTCCGGTCGCCTTGCCGTCGATGTCCTTCAGGACGCCCGAACTCACCCACGCCGACTGCTTCTTGAGCTGGGCCTCCTCCTCGAGCTTCCGGAGCCGCTCGCGCTCCTTCTTCTCGAGCTTCGACTCCATCTCCTCGGCGGCCGCGATCTTCTTCTTGATCTTCTTCTTCGACTCGGCCTTCGCCTTGCGGTTGGACTCCAGCTTCTTCCACTGGGCGGTGGCGTCCTTGGCGTAGATCCGCAGGTCTTCCTGCGTCCGCTCCATCTCCGTCAGCATGCCCTTGGTGGCCTTGTGGCCCTCCCGCATGCGTCCGGCGCGGTCCAGGAACTCCTGGGGGTCGTCGCTCAGCATCAGCCGGGCCTCGGAGGACACCCCGCCGCTGCGGTACTGGGCGCGGGCGGCGGCGCCCGCGCGGGACTTGAGCCTGTCCAGCTTCCGCTGGCCCTCGGTGATGGAACGGGCGAGCTTCACGATGTGCTTGGACTGCTTCTCGCTCTTCTCCTCCGCCGCGTTGTACGCGTCCGTGGCGACGCCCGCGTCGTGGTAGAGCTTCTCGATCTCCTTGCGCACGTCCTCAAGGGACTTGTTCGTGCCGGGCGTTGGCTTCGCAGGACTCGCGTAGGCCGCGCCCGGTGTGCTCAGCACCGCTGCCGCGCAGATCAGCGCCAGGCCAGCCACAGTCGAACTCCGCTTGCCGGTCACGTCCGCCTCCCCCAAGCTGATTTACCGTCAGTAACTTACGGTTGCCCCGGGGATGGTGCCATGCCGACGCGCAATACGACAGAGCGCAACGGCAACTCCGATCCCCACCCGCCCCATGTGACGAACGGCACTGGTAGATCGTTCCCTCCGCGGCCCGCCGCGCGCGGAGTTCACCCGTCAGTGCCTCGCGCATTCACCCGGGGGCATCCCGCGCGTTCACCCCCGGCCGGCTGTCTCGTGGCCCCGGCGCCGTGTCTCTCAGCTCCGGCGCGGCGCCAACGCTTCCCACGGCAGGGTCACTTCACCCTGCCGCCAGCGTGCGGGGCGGTCCGTCACCGGCCAGTCGGAGGCCAGGGCCCGCACCGACCTGATCCACCGCTGCCGGGCGCCGTACGAGGCGTAGGGAGCGGCGGCGGCCCAGGCCCGGTCGAAGTCGCGCAGGAAGGCGTGCACCGGCTCGCCCGGCACGTTCCGGTGGATCAGCGCCTTGGGCAGGCGCTCGGCGAGGTCCGAAGGGCGGTCGAGCGATCCGAGGCGGGTCGCGAACGTCACCGTGCGCGGCCCCTCGGGCCCGAGCGCGACCCAGACGTGCCGCCGCCCGATCTCGTCGCACGTCCCCTCCACGAGCAGTCCGCCGGGTGCCAGCCGCTCGCACAACCGTTCCCACACGGCGGCGACCTGTTCCTCGTCGTACTGCCGGAGCACGTTCGCGGCCCGGATCAGCGCGGGCCCGCCCGGCAGCGGGACCTCGAAGCCGCCGTGTCGGAAGGAGAGCCCCTCCCGCTCGTACGGCTTCGCGGCGGCGACCCGCGCCGGATCGATCTCGACGCCGACCACGCGCGTGTGCGGGGCGGCGGTCCTGAGCCGCGCGAGCAGCTCGACGGCCGTCCAGGGGGCGGCCCCGTAACCGAGGTCGACGGCGACGGGATCGGTGGATCGCCGCAGCTCGGCGCCGTGCGTGGCGGCGATCCAGCGGTCCATGCGGCGCAGGCGATTGGGGTTCGTGGTCCCGCGCGTCACCGTTCCCACGGGGCGGGAAGGGGTGCGGGAGGCCATAAGGGGAAGGGTATGCGCCGCGGCGAGGGCCGCGCCTCGTCCGATCACCGGGCCGCATCTCGTCCGGTGATCGGGTTGGGCCTCGTCCGGTGATCGGGTTGAGCCCCGCCCGGTAATGATTTGGCAAAGCGGAAATGGAGTTGACTCTTCCGATGTTCCCCCTCTGGAGGACCGTGCACGCCCTCCCTTGAGACATGCCCGCGCGCGCACAAGGAGGACCGCCACGTGAGCCAATACGTGACCAGGCTCGGCCGTCGCTCGCCGGCAGCGCCCAGCAGGCTCCGGCTCCCCGGCACGCACCGCCGCCCCCGCCGGGTGGCCATGCTCAGCGTGCACACGTCCCCGCTGCACCAGCCCGGCACGGGCGACGCGGGCGGCATGAACGTCTACATCGTGGAGCTGGCCAAGCGGCTCGCGGCCATCAACATCGAGGTCGAGATCTTCACGCGTTCGACGACGGGCGCGCTGCCGCCGGCCGTCGAGCTCGCTCCGGGCGTCCTCGTGCGCCACGTGGACGCGGGGCCGTACGAAGGCCTGGCGAAGGAGGAGCTGCCCGCCCAGCTCTGTGCCTTCACGCACGGTGTGATGCAGGCATGGGCGGGCCACCGCCCCGGCCACTACGACCTGGTCCACTCCCACTACTGGCTCAGCGGGCACGTCGGCTGGCTCGCCGCCGAGCGCTGGGGCGTGCCGCTCGTGCACGCCATGCACACGATGGCGAAGGTCAAGAACGCGGCGCTCGCGGAGGGTGACACCCCGGAGCCCGCGGCGCGCGTGATCGGCGAGACGCAGATCGTGCGGGCGGCCGACCGGCTGATCGCCAACACCTCCGAAGAGGCCGACGAGCTCGTACGCCACTACGAAGCGGACGCGGGCAAGGTCGCCGTCGTCCACCCCGGCGTGAACCTCGACCGCTTCCGCCCCGCCGACGGCCGCGCGGCGGCCCGCCATCGCCTCGGCCTCCCGCAGGACGCCCTGGTCCCGCTCTTCGCGGGCCGTATCCAGCCCCTGAAGGCGCCGGACGTGCTGCTGCGCGCGGTCGCGGTCCTCCTGGACCAGCGCCCCGAGCTCCGCTCGAACATCGTCGTCCCCGTGGTGGGCGGCCCGAGCGGCAGCGGCCTCGCGAAGCCGGAGGGACTGCAGAAGCTGGCCGCCAGGCTGGGCATCGCGGACGTGGTCCGCTTCCAGCCGCCGGTGGGCCAGGAGCAGCTGGCGGACTGGTTCCGGGCGGCCTCGGTCCTGGTGATGCCGTCGTACAGCGAGTCGTTCGGCCTGGTGGCCATAGAGGCGCAGGCGGCGGGCACCCCGGTCCTCGCGGCGTCGGTGGGCGGTCTGCCGGTCGCCGTACGCGACGGGGTGACGGGCTTCCTGGTCGACGGCCACGAACCGGCCCACTACGCGCGCGTGCTGCGCGAATTCGCCGAGAACCCGCACCTGGTGGACCGCATGGGCGCCGCTGCCGCGCAGCACGCGCAGTCCTTCGGCTGGGACACGGCCGCGTCGGCCACGGCGGACGTGTACACGGCGGCCGTGCATGAGCACAGGCGTCGCGTACGCTCGCATCATGGCTGATCAGGCTGACGCAGCGGCGATCGCGATCATCGAGCGGACGCTGGACGAGGCGGAACTGGAGTGGGAGAGCCCGCAGAGCGGCTCGTACGTGGTGACGCTCCCGGGCACCCGCAAGTTGTCGACGACGCTCTCGCTGAGGATCGGCAAGCACGCGCTGTCGCTGACGGCGTTCGTGATCCGGCACCCCGACGAGAACCACGACGCGGTGCACCGCTGGCTCCTTGAGCGGAACCTCCGCCTGTACGGCGTGAGTTACGCGATCGATTCCCTCGGCGACATCTACCTCACCGGCAAGCTCCCGCTCTCGGCGGTCACCCCGGAGGAGCTCGACCGCCTGCTCGGCTCCGTCCTGGAGAACGCGGACGGCTCCTTCAACACGCTCCTGGAGCTGGGATTCGCCTCGGCGATCCGCAAGGAGTACGCGTGGCGGGTATCGCGGGGCGAGTCCACGCGGAACCTGGACGCGTTCACCCACCTGACTCAGCCGCAGGACTGACCCGGCGGCACCAGGACTGCGGCACGGAGACCGCAGCCTCAAGCGGGCCATGCAGGACACCTTCCCCGCCGTGGATGGCCGTGGCATGCTCACGCCCATCGCAGACATGAATGGCGTTCACATCCATGGAAGGTGGCGGCGGGCATGGAACACCCCAGCAGACGTGGCGTACTCGGCGGGGCGATAGCCGTGGCGGCGGTGGCCGCGACCGGCGGGACGGCGTGGGCGAAGCCCGTCCCCGCTGAAACCGAGACCCCCGCCCTCTGGCGGGAGTTCAGGGCCACCCCGTACACGCACCCCCAAGTCCCCTACATAGCCCGCGCGGGCGCCTTCTCCGGCACCCGCCGTCTGCCGCGCCGCAAGGTGGTCGTGAACGTCAGGGACTACGGAGCGGTGCCGGACGGCACGCGGGACGCGGCCCCGGCGATCAACCGGGCCCTGGCCGAAGCCGGAAGGAGGGGCGGCGGCACGGTCGTCGTCCCGCCCGGCGAGTACCGCATCGACGGCATCATCCGCATCGCGCACGACAACGTGGTGCTGAGGGGTGCGGGCAGTTCGCGCACCACCCTCCGCGCGACGAAGAACCTCACGGAACTGATCGGCCCGTACGGCTCCCGCTACGGCGGCGACAAGTCCAGCTGGTCCTGGGCGGGCGGCCTCATCTGGCTCTGCCCGCAGCCCCGTTGGGAGTCGCTGACGACGGCCATCAAGGCGAAGGCCTGGCCCTTCGAGGGCTGGACGGGCAACAAGCGGGACGAGTGGCGGACCCTCACGCCCGTGCACCCCGCGACCCGGGGCGACCGCACCCTGGAGGTGCGGGACACCACGCACCTCCACAAGGGCGACCTGGTGCTCCTACGCCTGGCGGATGACGCGGACCACACGCTCCTGGAGCACA
This Streptomyces sp. NBC_01283 DNA region includes the following protein-coding sequences:
- a CDS encoding trans-aconitate 2-methyltransferase, with the protein product MASRTPSRPVGTVTRGTTNPNRLRRMDRWIAATHGAELRRSTDPVAVDLGYGAAPWTAVELLARLRTAAPHTRVVGVEIDPARVAAAKPYEREGLSFRHGGFEVPLPGGPALIRAANVLRQYDEEQVAAVWERLCERLAPGGLLVEGTCDEIGRRHVWVALGPEGPRTVTFATRLGSLDRPSDLAERLPKALIHRNVPGEPVHAFLRDFDRAWAAAAPYASYGARQRWIRSVRALASDWPVTDRPARWRQGEVTLPWEALAPRRS
- a CDS encoding YbjN domain-containing protein; the protein is MADQADAAAIAIIERTLDEAELEWESPQSGSYVVTLPGTRKLSTTLSLRIGKHALSLTAFVIRHPDENHDAVHRWLLERNLRLYGVSYAIDSLGDIYLTGKLPLSAVTPEELDRLLGSVLENADGSFNTLLELGFASAIRKEYAWRVSRGESTRNLDAFTHLTQPQD
- the mshA gene encoding D-inositol-3-phosphate glycosyltransferase; the protein is MSQYVTRLGRRSPAAPSRLRLPGTHRRPRRVAMLSVHTSPLHQPGTGDAGGMNVYIVELAKRLAAINIEVEIFTRSTTGALPPAVELAPGVLVRHVDAGPYEGLAKEELPAQLCAFTHGVMQAWAGHRPGHYDLVHSHYWLSGHVGWLAAERWGVPLVHAMHTMAKVKNAALAEGDTPEPAARVIGETQIVRAADRLIANTSEEADELVRHYEADAGKVAVVHPGVNLDRFRPADGRAAARHRLGLPQDALVPLFAGRIQPLKAPDVLLRAVAVLLDQRPELRSNIVVPVVGGPSGSGLAKPEGLQKLAARLGIADVVRFQPPVGQEQLADWFRAASVLVMPSYSESFGLVAIEAQAAGTPVLAASVGGLPVAVRDGVTGFLVDGHEPAHYARVLREFAENPHLVDRMGAAAAQHAQSFGWDTAASATADVYTAAVHEHRRRVRSHHG